ATCTCATAACCACCGTTATTAGTAAACTTCTCTTGTAATGATCCATAACTGACTAGCAATTGTTCTAAAGTACGTTCATCTACTGTATTAGACATTTTTATTTCTAATTGCTTCATTTCATTTTCTATTTTTCGTAATTCTTCAAAAACCGTTAATAAAACATCCCTACTAGTCATGTCATCTGGAAAAACAGGAATTTGGGCTAAGTATCCAGTTTTTAATCCTTTTTTAAAATGAATCGAACCAGTATCAGGTGCTTCTAAACCTGTTAAAAGTTTAAAAATACTAGTTTTACCACTTCCATTTGCTCCAACTAAACCTACACGGCTACCTTGATGTATTTGAAATGATAAATCCGTAAAAAGTGAATTTCCACCAAACATTTTTGAAATTTTATCTATACTACATGCAATCATAATCATTCTCCTTCTATTTCCGTACCAATCCATAGAAAAAAGCCATAGACTAATGAACCCATCCATGGCTTTACATAATGATTTAAATAGAAGCGTGTAATCACACGATTATTTTATCAATTGAAGTCGTAGGAAAGAGTACGTTTTCGTTTTATTTGAGTTGTTAATTTGTTAAAAATGGACAGACCTATCCCGTTAACAGCTAAAAACGCAAATTTTGCACGACAATAATATAAAAATTCTATCATTTGTGCGCAAACCATCTGAAAACGTAACATCTTTTCTACACCTCCTTTTTCGAACTTAAATTTAACTAAATTATAAAATAATTTAACTTTTAGCACAATACCTATTCTATTTGGCTATACTTAAAACTGTGAGTTATTGTTCGCAATTCAAACATAAATATTCAAAAGAAAGAGGAGATAAAAATGAAAAAGATTTTACCTCATATCTACGTTGAAAACTGTAAACAAGAACTTGAGTACTACAAACAAATCTTTGGTGGAGAAATTAAAAACACACAAACCGGCGATGGTATAGAAATGTTCAAAGGGCACGAAGGAAAATACATACATGCAGAATTACATATTAATGAAAACTGTGTAATTTATTTTGCAGATGCTTTTAGACCATTAATAAAAGGTGACAATGTTTGGACAACGCTAGACATGAGTTCTGAAGATGAAATTAATTCAATTTATGAAAAGTTATCAAAAGACGGAGAAATTCATATGGAACTTCAAGATACATTTTGGAATTCTAGGTTTGCTGTTGTAAAAGATAAAAATGGATTTACTTGGGAGTTAAATTATTCTAAGCAAATGTAACTTGAAAAATAAAAGCGAAGAACTTAAATTCTTCGCTTTTCTTATTTCTTAAATCTGAGTTAAGATGATTGGCTCGCCTTTTGTTACAACAATTGTATGTTCACATTGGGCAACTAAACTCTTATCCGGCGTCACAAATGTCCAGCCATCTCCTGACTCGATAATGTGGTCTGCATTTGCAGAGATAAA
This genomic interval from Gottfriedia acidiceleris contains the following:
- a CDS encoding RAxF-45 family protein, which produces MLRFQMVCAQMIEFLYYCRAKFAFLAVNGIGLSIFNKLTTQIKRKRTLSYDFN
- a CDS encoding VOC family protein, which translates into the protein MKKILPHIYVENCKQELEYYKQIFGGEIKNTQTGDGIEMFKGHEGKYIHAELHINENCVIYFADAFRPLIKGDNVWTTLDMSSEDEINSIYEKLSKDGEIHMELQDTFWNSRFAVVKDKNGFTWELNYSKQM